The genome window gcacaaaaaatttatactttTATAAAATCCCCCGATCTAGATTAGGAATTAAACAATCACCGGTTGATTTaccaaatattgaaattatttcaggtcAAGCTCTTGTTCCTGCCAAGAGCGTCGTCTACAACGGAGGAGCTGTCACAATCGACTGTCTGAGATGTCCATCGAACGGTGACTTTGGtaagtaaaaatttgaaaattcatgaaatcATCCGTGACTCATTCTGATTTTTGCTGTCTTTGCCACCCCGTTAAGTGGCCGATTGAACAACCACTCATCGTGAATTCCTTTgaatactgtttttttttatgaagCCGCCATAAAAACGTAGTAGGTGTTGTGTTGGAATTGCGTGGCTAACTAGCAAAAACAAGCAGTAAAATGTACTGTTTAGCAGATAAATAAAACAGATAAAATTGTTAGACTCTGTGCGACCACTTCGGAGAAACTGGAGGTTTGCAGAGTctataagtttttaaaatattgctAAGCTAATCTCCAAATCTTTTAAGTGTAAAATTCTGCTTAAACTCAATTTCTCAcgtaaaaatgtttccagtaACCGCACCGCCATTCACCAGCTTCACCGAACAAACGATCACAGCTGTCGGCGATCGCGGAGAGACGCTGATTGAGAAGCCTCTGGTTGAAGATATTACTCATAATATAGACTCGAAACTTGGTAACcacaaacattattttttataaattcctTGAATTATTGTCTTCCCCTTCAGAATCTACAACGCCAAGTGGACACTCGACGGCAATTGTTGACCTTCACGTCGAAGACACCACGACCGCCGTCGgtgagttaattttttttttggagacaGGCGTGTGTAGAGAGGTTAGTACGAGAGCTGCTCGACAATTTAGCTGTCAATCAGAGTACAATTAGGTGTGACTGACACAAATGTACTTATGTGTTTCAAAAGGACAGGGTCACCGCCGTCTGACCTACCGTTTTTCTGTGTTGTGTTTGCTTGGCTTTTTTGTGGTATTATAGGTGCTTCCACAGAAACTTCTTGGTCGGGATCTACAACTCAACGACCGTGCGACACACATCTCCGCTTCTTGATAAGTAGTCAAATCGACTGGGAGACCGTTGATCTGCTCATCAATCAGACATCAGTAGGATCCGCGGAGGAGTGTGCTCTTCAGTGCTACTCGTACCATTGTGGTGTATGTAACATGACTAGAAATAGATTAGTGACACTAAATTTTAGTTCGCATTGTACAAGTCAGATACGGAAACCTGCCAATTTACCGTAGCAACTGATGACTTGGTGGATCAGGAACACTGTGAGGATGAGAAGTCCTCAGATCGGATGGTGGATACTGTGGAGAAAACAATGATACCGGTGCAGATTACGTGCCCATATTGTCTTGAGAAAGGTGTGCACATAGAACTTAACTCACTCGAATGCACTTCACGCAAACTGTATGCAgcactttttcacaatttctaatttttcctttttactttcttctaaaaaattaaggaGTTTGTGGAAAAACAAGTACTTACAGGTGCCGAAACAACCAGTACCTCCGCTCCAGAACCAATTGCATCTACTAAGATTGCTCCGGTCCAAACTGCTCAACATAACCGCAAAGGTAACTACTATCCAGGTGAATTCGCTTTCTGCTTTATAGTTTTTTCAGTTATAGGACCATCTTAGTAGCTAGAAAGTATATTTGGCTGGTGAATGACGATGACTTGCTGCATGGGTTTTTGTTatgattttcttttgatttttttaaattgagcctaatttttcactttgcaattttttatgtttggtTGGTTGCAGCATGCTATATTAATTTCCAAGTGGAGGAAATTTCAACGCAGCCCAACTTTGACCATTATACGATAAAACCAGCCAAAAGGTAAGATCCTAGTTTTGTCTTGGTTAACTTTATGTTCAGCATCCCCCTCATTTGACATTTCAGTGCGAATGCTTGCGCTCGCTTCTGTTTCGTTGGACTTTGCACGGTGGCTGTATATTCGCCTTCCACGGGCGAATGCCGACTTGGCAGGGATAGACGGGAAAAGTGCACGGATTCGGAAAACAAGTTCTCTTATACAGGAGCCGACGATGTTGTGCTGCAGTGTTTCCGTTGCAGTTAgtataatttttagtttgatagaagttttgttttattttatcagAACTTGAGAAGCATTCGCACCTGATTTTGATTTAGGTTCCAAGAAGGTTCCACCGACTGCTGATGTTACCAAGACTACCGTATCCTTCCAAGAAGAAGAACATGTCACGACTCAAGCTAAAGCCGATGAAACCACCACAGCAGAACCTAGTACCACCACAGCCACCGAGAGTTCTACCTCTCTAGCTGAATCTAATGATCAGGAGCCAGCTGTCGCTACCAAAGTGGAAATGGCAAAGGATAAAGAAGGAGTTAAGACTACGCAGAGAAAACGTGAGTGCATGGAATGGAGTGAGCTTGATTCAAATATGTGTTGGGACTTTGATAGAATTAGTTTTTAATACATACTTTTAcatctcaaaaactttcagattgtGTCATCAAATTCCAAGCTAGACCATTATCGGATCGCCCTGAAAACTTGAAGGCCAAGTTTGAATTGAACGTGCCAGTTGATTCGATTGAACTTTGTGCTACAAGATGTTACCAGGTGGGTAATACAGAATTTTTGTACAAGTTTGATTTAGAAATCAGAAATCATACTCGAAAATTTTAGGATGGGTGCTCCGGCGCTCGATTCGACCCAGCTGACAGATCCTGTACGCTTTCCTACGACGATCCACAGTTTTGTGCTCGTGGAAATGTATTCATTCATTATGAAGCTAAAGAGGCCACGTGGTTACATTGCGTAAATTGCTGTAAGtagcttttttgcaaattgttgGCGTAACGTATTAACACTTAACTTTAGATACTGTAAAACCAAGTGACTTCGATGAAGTTCGAACTGGTACCACCGCTGCAACTCCGAAAGGAATAGAGTCGACAACTGTTGCTTCATCTGAAACAACATCTGCAGAAGCCGTCACTACCACTCAGAAGCAAGCTGACATTACATCCACAACAGCTGCACCTGAACTCACCTCTTCCGCATCTCAAGAATCCACAACTACAACGGTTGCCACATCGACTGTGAAACAATCAGAATCTGATGGCAGTGATGATTTCCAGAGAGGATGTCTCATCAAGTTCCAGGCAAGACCATTGACAGAACGACCGAAAGAGTTATCGGCAAAGTTTGAAACCGAGATCAAAGTCGATTCCGTCGAAATGTGTGCAACACGTTGTTATCAAGATGGTTGTTCTGGAGCCAGATTTGATCCCGTCTGGAGCACGTGTAGTCTTTCCTACGATGAAAAGCATTTCTGCGCACGAGGAGATGTCTTCCTGCAGTACATGGCTAAAGAAGTAACATGGATTCATTGTGTTAACTGCTGTAAGTCTCCCACTCAATAACAAAtcaagttaatttttgaaaatttagatgcCATCAAatcaacagcagcagcagattTACCAAAGGTTCCCAGCAAGACTAATGATGACAATGAGATCACTACAACATCAGCTCCAGCTGCAGTAACTAATCCTTGGGGAGAAACTGAAACGCCGTTGAGCGAAGGAGAAAAAACTACAACATCCTCTCCAAAAGAAGAGGCTGcaactttgaaaactattgGTCAGGAAGTTGATGATGATAGTCTTCTAAAAGGATGTATCGTTCACTTCCAATCTCAACCAATAGAAGAAAGAAATAAAGAATTCACTGCACCATTTGAATTGAATCTTAAAGTGCCAACGGCGGAAATCTGCGCTCATCGGTGTTATCAAGATGGGTGTACTGCTGCAAAATATGATCCTTCAACCCAACAATGCTCACTTGCTTACGAAGATAAGCCATTCTGTGGTAATGGAAGACTGGTGAACATTGACCGATCAGATAAAACTGTCTGGATTCATTGTCTATCATGTGGTAAGTGGGTAAAACTGCGTTTCCCAATGtaatcattaaattttcagttccattGAAGAATTCTAAACCAGCTGAAAACACAGATGGAGAAGTAACTGAATCGAATCTTCCTGATGGATCTGGTGAGCACGGTGCAGATACAGCAAGCGGAGAAGAACCAACGTCAACGCCCATAACTGCTCCCACTGACTTCTCAAACGACGATCAAGTCACAGAAGCTTCCGGTGAAGAGACTACCACCGCTGCTGCCACAGAAGCCTCATCCGAAGAGACCACCACCTCTGCTGTGACTGAAGGATCAGGAGAAGAGACCACTGTCCCCACAACAGTCGAATCATCCGGAGAGGAACCAGCATTATCATCGACATCTGTCCCAACGGAGCTTTCAAAGGATGATCAAGTAACTGAAGCTTCAGGTGAAGAGACCACCACCGCAGCTGCCACCGAAGCCTCGTCGGAAGAGACCACCACCCCTGCCGTGACTGAAGCATCAGGAGAAGAGAGTACCACCTCTGCCGTGACTGAAGGATCTGGAGAAGAGATCACTGTCCCCACAACAGTCGAATCATCCGGAGAGGAACCAGCATTATCATCGACATCTGTCCCAACTGAGCTTTCAAAGGATGATCAAGTAACTGAAGCTTCAGGTGAAGAGACCACCACCGCAGCTGCCACCGAAGCCTCGTCGGAAGAGACCACCACCCCTGCCGTGACTGAAGCATCAGGAGAAGAGAGTACCACCTCTGCCGTGACTGAAGGATCTGGAGAAGAGATCACTGTCCACACAACAGTCGAATCATCCGGAGAGGAACCAGCAATATCATCGACGTCTATCCCAACTGAGCTCTCGAAAGATGATCAAGTAACTGAAGCTTCAGGTGAAGAGACCACCACCGCAGCTGCCACCGAAGCCTCGTTGGAAGCGACCACCACTCCTGCCGTGACTGAAGCATCAGGAGAAGAGATTACCACCTCTGCCGTGACTGAAGAATCTGGAGAAGAGACCACTGTCGTCGCAGTTGTTGAATCATCCGGAGAGGAACAAGCATCATCGTCGACGTCTATCCCAACTGAGCTCTCGAAAGATGATCAAGTAACTGAAGCTTCAGGTGAAGAGACCACCACCGCAGCTGCCACCGAAGCCTCGTCGGAAGAGACCACCACCCCTGCCGTGACTGAAGCATCAGGAGAAGAGAGTACCACCTCTGCCGTGACTGAAGGATCAAGTAACTGAAGCTTCAGGTGAAGAGACCACCACCGCAGCTGCCACCGAAGCCTCGTCGGAAGCGACCACCACTCCTGCCGTGACTGAAGCATCAGGAGAAGAGACCACTGTCGTCGCAGTTGTTGAATCATCCGGAGAGGAACCAGCATCATCATCGACGTCTATCCCAACTGAGCTCTCAAAAGATAATCAAGTAACTGAAGCTTCCGGTGAAGAGACCAACACCGCTGCTGTAACTGAAGGATCTGGAGAAGAGACCACCACTGCTGCTGCCACGGAAACCTCGTCGGAAGAGACTACCATCTCTGCCGTGACTGAAGCGTCTGGAGAAGAGACTACTGTCGTCGCAGTTGTTCAATCATCCGGAGAGGAACCAGCATCATCATCGACGTCTATCCCGACTGAGCTCTCAAAAGATGATCAAGTAACTGAAGCTTCCGGTGAAGAGACCACCACCGCAGCTGCCACCGAAGCCTCGTCGGAAGAGACCACCACCCTTGCTGTAACTGAAGGATCTGGAGAAGAGACCACTGTCGTCGCAGTTGTTGAATCATCCGGAGAGGAACCAGCATCATCATCGACGTCTATCCCAACTGAGCTCTCGAAAGATGATCAAGTAACTGAAGCTTCCGGTGAAGAGACCACCACCGCTGCTGTAACTGAAGGATCTGGAGAAGAGACTGTCACCCCTGCTGCCACCGAAGCCTCGTCGGAAGCGACCACCACCCCTGCCGGGACTGAAGCATCTGGAGAAGAGACTACTACCTCTGCCGTGACTGAAGGATCAGGAGAAGAGAACACTGTCGTCGCAGTTGTTGAATCATCCGGAGAGGAACCAGCATCATCATCGACGTCTATCCCAACTGAGCTCTCGAATGATGATCAAGTAACTGAAGGATCTGGAGAAGAGACCACCACCGCTGCTGCCACGGAAACCTCGTCGGAAGAGACTACCACCTCTGTCGTGACTGAAGGATCAGGAGAAGAGACCACCACCTCTGCCGTGACTGAAGCATCTGGAGAAGAGACTACTACCTCTGCCGTGACTGAAGGATCAGGAGAAGAGAACACTGTCGTCGCAGTTGTTCAATCATCCGGAGAGGAACCGGCATCATCATCGACATCTATCCCAACTGAGCTCTCGAAGGATGATCAAGTAACTGAAGCTTCCGGTGAAGAGACCACCACCGCTGCTGCCACAGAAGCCTCATCCGAAGAGACCACCACCTCTGCTGTGACTGAAGGATCAGGAGAAGAGACTACTACCTCTGCCGTGAGTGAAGGATCTGGAGATGAGACTACCACCGCTGCCGCCACTGAAGCCTCGTCGGAAGAGACCATCACTTCTGCCGTCACTGAAGGATCTGGAGAAGAGACTACCACCTCTGCTGTAACTGAAGGATCAGGAGAAGAGACTACCACCGCTGCCGCCACTGAAGCCTCGTCGGAAGAGACCATCACTTCTGCCGTCACTGAAGGATCTGGAGAAGAGACTACCACCTCTGCTGTAACTGAAGGATCTGGAGAAGAGATCACTGTCCCCACAACAGTCGAATCATCCGGAGAGGAACCAGCATTATCATCGATGTCTATCCCAACTGAGCTCTCGAAGGATGATCAAGTAACTGAAGCTTCAGGTGAAGAGACCACCACAGCTGCTGCCACGGAAACCTCGTCGGAAGAGACTACCACCTCTGTCGTGACTGAAGGATCAGGAGAACAGACCACTGTCGTCGCAGTTGTCGAATCATCCGGAGAGGAACCAGCATCATCATCGACATCTATCCCAACTGAGCTCTCAAAGGATGATCAAGTAACTGAAGCTTCTGGTGAAGAGACTACCACCGCTGCTGCCACTGAAGCCTCGTCGGAAGAGACCATCACTTCTGCCGTCACTGAAGGATCAGGAGAAGAGACCACTGTCGTCGCAGTTGTTGAATCTTCCGGAGAGGAACCAGCATCATCATCGACATCCGTCCCAACGGAGCTCTCAAAAGATGATCAAGTAACTGAAGCTTCCGGTGAAGAGACCACCACCGCTGCTGCCACGGAAGCCTCGTCGGAAGAGACTACCACCTCTGCCGTGACTGAAGGATCAGGAGAAGAGACTACTACATCTGCCGTGACCGAAGCCTCGTCGGAAGCGACCACCACCCCTGCCGGGACAGAAGCATCTGGAGAAGAGACTACTACCTCTGCCGTGACTGAAGGATCAGGAGAAGAGACCACTGTCGTCGCAGTTGTCGAATCTTCCGGTGAGGAACCAGCATCATCTTCGACATCTATCCCAACTGAGCTCTCAAAGAATGATCAAGTAACTGAAGCTTCCGGTGAAGAGACCATCACCGCTG of Caenorhabditis elegans chromosome II contains these proteins:
- the srap-1 gene encoding Apple domain-containing protein (Confirmed by transcript evidence) produces the protein MKPRWWHNSSSQTSQFLIFIPLLTLLASSSVNAKPLNLPQTITCADNIYVYVNSTEADRSPYIFVEIKTATIHDCINSCFGNQFCYSLKYDQSKADSCSLFYFAAYNCTGQALVPAKSVVYNGGAVTIDCLRCPSNGDFVTAPPFTSFTEQTITAVGDRGETLIEKPLVEDITHNIDSKLESTTPSGHSTAIVDLHVEDTTTAVGAETTSTSAPEPIASTKIAPVQTAQHNRKACYINFQVEEISTQPNFDHYTIKPAKSANACARFCFVGLCTVAVYSPSTGECRLGRDRREKCTDSENKFSYTGADDVVLQCFRCSSKKVPPTADVTKTTVSFQEEEHVTTQAKADETTTAEPSTTTATESSTSLAESNDQEPAVATKVEMAKDKEGVKTTQRKHCVIKFQARPLSDRPENLKAKFELNVPVDSIELCATRCYQDGCSGARFDPADRSCTLSYDDPQFCARGNVFIHYEAKEATWLHCVNCYTVKPSDFDEVRTGTTAATPKGIESTTVASSETTSAEAVTTTQKQADITSTTAAPELTSSASQESTTTTVATSTVKQSESDGSDDFQRGCLIKFQARPLTERPKELSAKFETEIKVDSVEMCATRCYQDGCSGARFDPVWSTCSLSYDEKHFCARGDVFLQYMAKEVTWIHCVNCYAIKSTAAADLPKVPSKTNDDNEITTTSAPAAVTNPWGETETPLSEGEKTTTSSPKEEAATLKTIGQEVDDDSLLKGCIVHFQSQPIEERNKEFTAPFELNLKVPTAEICAHRCYQDGCTAAKYDPSTQQCSLAYEDKPFCGNGRLVNIDRSDKTVWIHCLSCVPLKNSKPAENTDGEVTESNLPDGSGEHGADTASGEEPTSTPITAPTDFSNDDQVTEASGEETTTAAATEASSEETTTSAVTEGSGEETTVPTTVESSGEEPALSSTSVPTELSKDDQVTEASGEETTTAAATEASSEETTTPAVTEASGEESTTSAVTEGSGEEITVPTTVESSGEEPALSSTSVPTELSKDDQVTEASGEETTTAAATEASSEETTTPAVTEASGEESTTSAVTEGSGEEITVHTTVESSGEEPAISSTSIPTELSKDDQVTEASGEETTTAAATEASSEATTTPAVTEASGEETTVVAVVESSGEEPASSSTSIPTELSKDNQVTEASGEETNTAAVTEGSGEETTTAAATETSSEETTISAVTEASGEETTVVAVVQSSGEEPASSSTSIPTELSKDDQVTEASGEETTTAAATEASSEETTTLAVTEGSGEETTVVAVVESSGEEPASSSTSIPTELSKDDQVTEASGEETTTAAVTEGSGEETVTPAATEASSEATTTPAGTEASGEETTTSAVTEGSGEENTVVAVVESSGEEPASSSTSIPTELSNDDQVTEGSGEETTTAAATETSSEETTTSVVTEGSGEETTTSAVTEASGEETTTSAVTEGSGEENTVVAVVQSSGEEPASSSTSIPTELSKDDQVTEASGEETTTAAATEASSEETTTSAVTEGSGEETTTSAVSEGSGDETTTAAATEASSEETITSAVTEGSGEETTTSAVTEGSGEETTTAAATEASSEETITSAVTEGSGEETTTSAVTEGSGEEITVPTTVESSGEEPALSSMSIPTELSKDDQVTEASGEETTTAAATETSSEETTTSVVTEGSGEQTTVVAVVESSGEEPASSSTSIPTELSKDDQVTEASGEETTTAAATEASSEETITSAVTEGSGEETTVVAVVESSGEEPASSSTSVPTELSKDDQVTEASGEETTTAAATEASSEETTTSAVTEGSGEETTTSAVTEASSEATTTPAGTEASGEETTTSAVTEGSGEETTVVAVVESSGEEPASSSTSIPTELSKNDQVTEASGEETITAAATEASEETTTSAVTEGSGEDTTVVAVVELSGEQPASSSTSIPTELSKDDQVTEASGEETTTAAATEASEETTTSAVTEGSGEETTVVAVVESSGEEPASSSTSIPTELSKDDQVTEASGEETTTAAATEASEETTTSAVTEGSGEDTTVVAVVESSGEQPASSSTSIPTELSKDDQVTEASGEETTTAAATEASEETTTSAVTEGSGEDTTVVAVVESSGEQPASSSTSIPTELSKDDQVTEASGEETTTAAATEASEETTTSAVTEGSGEETTVVAVVESSGEEPASSSTSIPTELSKDDKVTEASGEETTTAAATDASSEETTTSAVTEGSGEETTVVAVVESSDEEPASSSTSIPTELSKDDQVTEASGEETTTAAATEASEETTTSAVTEGSGEETTVVAVVESSGEEPASSSTSIPTELSKDDKVTEASGEETTTAAATDASSEETTTSAVTEGSGEETTVVAVVESSDEEPASSSTSIPTELSKDDQVTEASGEETTTAAATEASEETTTSAVTEGSGEETTVVAVVESSGEEPASSSTSIPTELSKDDQVTEASGEETTTAAATEASEETTTSAVTEGSGEDTTVVAVVESSGEQPASSSTSIPTELSKDDQVTEASGEETTTAAATEASEETTTSAVTEGSGEETTVVAVVESSGEEPASSSTSIPTELSKDDQVTEASGEETTTAAATEASSEETTTSAVTEGSGEETTTSAVTEGSGEETTTSAVPEGENSTTEAPAFVTGSEIEIPSSEESSSTTTHDPSIPVITPKPSVSSTIENVMSKTSSEEAAEKKIIGEHQTGKDDDAGKEDEDNMPAFVTANPAGTSTTESAENVTSTGEEDENIKMAKELGKQFAADLAKLAAKDGVNLTETADAKDSGETAHVEDEQVSSTESSIGSEETTTTVNKETTEEHHEASGEEDDAPAFVTGAPTDSTTEASVSTTSAITDETTSVAADESTSTSAGEVQSSSAIIDSATVASEEQTSSEATSVIESSGEEVTTTDENLVTSTVAQLEEGSGITAAESKDEDSVTTEATSQSTTVSESSDGSGESTVAPNDSETSTTESSQSTTDEGSGVTAAESKDEESSTTEAPAFVTSKTSGSEEDEEDSPDTHEFLTGIDETMFNKSLVPDTHREDLPNNVGFVPSSEPKPKNPDEEEEEEEDDGTKSDDYEDNVSKKISSTSAPTTTTTEAAGATTEPPVQLVKDLIDALAAGGLDFVLGRPRKPTSQAAQDMINRKLADEKKTHDITSFSVDEPSSSSDNIPLHQGLSSKCDGRVEFQVIPVASLPKLNITNDVPASSPADCARKCFEMKNCKTAGFIPSPSGTIAQGVCLLTSDDVVCGNLADFVPQHAALHPFVVSCIRCTSCTYNIRPVTPTRTMPTMKVHEQADNVQECAKLCADMKCTMAKYENNTKICSMTREPVTEETCPQEVATQIHDSLLPVSIECVKCSGN
- the srap-1 gene encoding Apple domain-containing protein (Confirmed by transcript evidence), with the translated sequence MKPRWWHNSSSQTSQFLIFIPLLTLLASSSVNAKPLNLPQTITCADNIYVYVNSTEADRSPYIFVEIKTATIHDCINSCFGNQFCYSLKYDQSKADSCSLFYFAAYNCTGQALVPAKSVVYNGGAVTIDCLRCPSNGDFVTAPPFTSFTEQTITAVGDRGETLIEKPLVEDITHNIDSKLESTTPSGHSTAIVDLHVEDTTTAVGAETTSTSAPEPIASTKIAPVQTAQHNRKACYINFQVEEISTQPNFDHYTIKPAKSANACARFCFVGLCTVAVYSPSTGECRLGRDRREKCTDSENKFSYTGADDVVLQCFRCSSKKVPPTADVTKTTVSFQEEEHVTTQAKADETTTAEPSTTTATESSTSLAESNDQEPAVATKVEMAKDKEGVKTTQRKHCVIKFQARPLSDRPENLKAKFELNVPVDSIELCATRCYQDGCSGARFDPADRSCTLSYDDPQFCARGNVFIHYEAKEATWLHCVNCYTVKPSDFDEVRTGTTAATPKGIESTTVASSETTSAEAVTTTQKQADITSTTAAPELTSSASQESTTTTVATSTVKQSESDGSDDFQRGCLIKFQARPLTERPKELSAKFETEIKVDSVEMCATRCYQDGCSGARFDPVWSTCSLSYDEKHFCARGDVFLQYMAKEVTWIHCVNCYAIKSTAAADLPKVPSKTNDDNEITTTSAPAAVTNPWGETETPLSEGEKTTTSSPKEEAATLKTIGQEVDDDSLLKGCIVHFQSQPIEERNKEFTAPFELNLKVPTAEICAHRCYQDGCTAAKYDPSTQQCSLAYEDKPFCGNGRLVNIDRSDKTVWIHCLSCVPLKNSKPAENTDGEVTESNLPDGSGEHGADTASGEEPTSTPITAPTDFSNDDQVTEASGEETTTAAATEASSEETTTSAVTEGSGEETTVPTTVESSGEEPALSSTSVPTELSKDDQVTEASGEETTTAAATEASSEETTTPAVTEASGEESTTSAVTEGSGEEITVPTTVESSGEEPALSSTSVPTELSKDDQVTEASGEETTTAAATEASSEETTTPAVTEASGEESTTSAVTEGSGEEITVHTTVESSGEEPAISSTSIPTELSKDDQVTEASGEETTTAAATEASSEATTTPAVTEASGEETTVVAVVESSGEEPASSSTSIPTELSKDNQVTEASGEETNTAAVTEGSGEETTTAAATETSSEETTISAVTEASGEETTVVAVVQSSGEEPASSSTSIPTELSKDDQVTEASGEETTTAAATEASSEETTTLAVTEGSGEETTVVAVVESSGEEPASSSTSIPTELSKDDQVTEASGEETTTAAVTEGSGEETVTPAATEASSEATTTPAGTEASGEETTTSAVTEGSGEENTVVAVVESSGEEPASSSTSIPTELSNDDQVTEGSGEETTTAAATETSSEETTTSVVTEGSGEETTTSAVTEASGEETTTSAVTEGSGEENTVVAVVQSSGEEPASSSTSIPTELSKDDQVTEASGEETTTAAATEASSEETTTSAVTEGSGEETTTSAVSEGSGDETTTAAATEASSEETITSAVTEGSGEETTTSAVTEGSGEETTTAAATEASSEETITSAVTEGSGEETTTSAVTEGSGEEITVPTTVESSGEEPALSSMSIPTELSKDDQVTEASGEETTTAAATETSSEETTTSVVTEGSGEQTTVVAVVESSGEEPASSSTSIPTELSKDDQVTEASGEETTTAAATEASSEETITSAVTEGSGEETTVVAVVESSGEEPASSSTSVPTELSKDDQVTEASGEETTTAAATEASSEETTTSAVTEGSGEETTTSAVTEASSEATTTPAGTEASGEETTTSAVTEGSGEETTVVAVVESSGEEPASSSTSIPTELSKNDQVTEASGEETITAAATEASEETTTSAVTEGSGEDTTVVAVVELSGEQPASSSTSIPTELSKDDQVTEASGEETTTAAATEASEETTTSAVTEGSGEETTVVAVVESSGEEPASSSTSIPTELSKDDQVTEASGEETTTAAATEASEETTTSAVTEGSGEDTTVVAVVESSGEQPASSSTSIPTELSKDDQVTEASGEETTTAAATEASEETTTSAVTEGSGEDTTVVAVVESSGEQPASSSTSIPTELSKDDQVTEASGEETTTAAATEASEETTTSAVTEGSGEETTVVAVVESSGEEPASSSTSIPTELSKDDKVTEASGEETTTAAATDASSEETTTSAVTEGSGEETTVVAVVESSDEEPASSSTSIPTELSKDDQVTEASGEETTTAAATEASEETTTSAVTEGSGEETTVVAVVESSGEEPASSSTSIPTELSKDDKVTEASGEETTTAAATDASSEETTTSAVTEGSGEETTVVAVVESSDEEPASSSTSIPTELSKDDQVTEASGEETTTAAATEASEETTTSAVTEGSGEETTVVAVVESSGEEPASSSTSIPTELSKDDQVTEASGEETTTAAATEASEETTTSAVTEGSGEDTTVVAVVESSGEQPASSSTSIPTELSKDDQVTEASGEETTTAAATEASEETTTSAVTEGSGEETTVVAVVESSGEEPASSSTSIPTELSKDDQVTEASGEETTTAAATEASSEETTTSAVTEGSGEETTTSAVTEGSGEETTTSAVPEGENSTTEAPAFVTGSEIEIPSSEESSSTTTHDPSIPVITPKPSVSSTIENVMSKTSSEEAAEKKIIGEHQTGKDDDAGKEDEDNMPAFVTANPAGTSTTESAENVTSTGEEDENIKMAKELGKQFAADLAKLAAKDGVNLTETADAKDSGETAHVEDEQVSSTESSIGSEETTTTVNKETTEEHHEASGEEDDAPAFVTGAPTDSTTEASVSTTSAITDETTSVAADESTSTSAGEVQSSSAIIDSATVASEEQTSSEATSVIESSGEEVTTTDENLVTSTVAQLEEGSGITAAESKDEDSVTTEATSQSTTVSESSDGSGESTVAPNDSETSTTESSQSTTDEGSGVTAAESKDEESSTTEAPAFVTSKTSGSEEDEEDSPDTHEFLTGIDETMFNKSLVPDTHREDLPNNVGFVPSSEPKPKNPDEEEEEEEDDGTKSDDYEDNVSKKISSTSAPTTTTTEAAGATTEPPVQLVKDLIDALAAGGLDFVLGRPRKPTSQAAQDMINRKLGPIQRLLPQAIENKHECTTGRVRFVASEMVDLSQHFERDAVAFSLEHCARMCFETSCVRAAFTRFPRPVCLMHYADQKTAHLDTNCTDVTPTTSWTFTKINQVVAIDCVTCADEKKTHDITSFSVDEPSSSSDNIPLHQGLSSKCDGRVEFQVIPVASLPKLNITNDVPASSPADCARKCFEMKNCKTAGFIPSPSGTIAQGVCLLTSDDVVCGNLADFVPQHAALHPFVVSCIRCTSCTYNIRPVTPTRTMPTMKVHEQADNVQECAKLCADMKCTMAKYENNTKICSMTREPVTEETCPQEVATQIHDSLLPVSIECVKCSGN